Proteins from a genomic interval of Euwallacea fornicatus isolate EFF26 chromosome 37, ASM4011564v1, whole genome shotgun sequence:
- the sgl gene encoding UDP-glucose 6-dehydrogenase isoform X2: MVVKNICCLGAGYVGGPTCSVIALKCPEIKVTVVDKSRERIAQWNSEKLPIYEPGLDEVVKSCRGKNLFFSDDCNAAIVEADLIFISVNTPTKTFGNGKGRAPDLKYVEGAARMIADVAKSNKIVVEKSTVPVNAAESIMKILKANQRPGVSYQILSNPEFLAEGTAITDLLNADRVLIGGEESSAGEAAIEELCQIYEHWIPRKKILTTNTWSSELSKLAANAMLAQRISSINSLSAVCESTGADIAEVARAVGLDSRIGPKFLQAGFGGSCFQKDILNLVYICECLNLPHEAAYWQSVIDMNQHQKHRFTAKVIECLFNTVSGKNICILGFAFKKNTGDTRESAALYVCKTLLDEGASVRVYDPKVEVSQIYQDLKYEGVSEEALKNHVSVYQDAYSATKDCHAIVLCTEWDEFVTLDYDTIYDQMMKPAYMFDGRKILDHNNLLRIGFHVETIGSRLGQPLKNRRFSSNP, encoded by the exons ATGGTTGTAAAGAATATTTGCTGCCTAGGAGCTGGATATGTGGGGGGCCCCACTTGCAGTGTTATAGCTCTAAAGTGCCCTGAAATTAAAGTCACTGTTGTTGATAAGAGCAGAGAACGAATCGCTCAATGGAACAGTGAGAAGTTACCTATTTATGAA CCAGGCTTAGACGAAGTAGTGAAATCCTGCCGTGGCAAAAACCTATTTTTCTCAGATGACTGCAATGCTGCCATAGTGGAAGCAGATCTTATTTTTATCTCTGTCAACACTCCTACCAAGACCTTTGGCAATGGAAAA GGCCGAGCCCCTGATCTCAAATATGTAGAAGGAGCTGCCCGAATGATTGCTGACGTTGCCAAAAGCAACAAAATTGTAGTTGAAAAAAGCACAGTTCCAGTAAACGCCGCTGAGAGcataatgaaaattctaaaagCTAATCAACGGCCAGGGGTTTCCTACCAAATTCTCAGCAATCCAGAGTTTTTAGCTGAAG GAACCGCTATTACAGATCTTTTAAATGCTGATAGGGTGTTGATAGGAGGAGAAGAGTCTTCAGCTGGTGAGGCGGCAATTGAGGAGCTTTGCCAGATCTATGAGCATTGGATtccaaggaaaaaaatacttacaacCAATACTTGGTCCAGTGAGCTGTCTAAATTG GCAGCCAATGCAATGTTAGCTCAAAGGATTTCGAGCATTAATTCCCTCTCTGCAGTCTGTGAATCTACAGGAGCAGATATTGCTGAGGTTGCAAGGGCTGTTGGTCTGGACTCAAGAATAGGCCCCAAGTTTCTACAAGC GGGTTTCGGCGGGAGCTGTTTTCAAAAGGACATTCTGAACTTGGTTTACATCTGCGAGTGCCTTAATCTGCCCCAT GAAGCCGCTTACTGGCAAAGTGTCATTGACATGAACCAGCATCAAAAGCATCGTTTTACGGCTAAAGTCATCGAGTGCCTTTTCAACACAGTCAGCGGCAAGAACATTTGCATTCTCGGATTtgcttttaagaaaaatactgGTGATACTAGGGAAAGTGCTGCCCTTTACGTGTGTAAAACTTTGCTGGACGAAGGGGCTTCTGTCAGAGTTTACGACCCAAAG gTGGAAGTTTCTCAAATCTATCAAGATTTGAAGTACGAAGGAGTGTCTGAGGAGGCCCTGAAAAATCACGTCAGCGTGTATCAAGACGCATATTCAGCCACAAAAGACTGTCACGCCATCGTGCTTTGCACCGAATGGGATGAGTTTGTG ACGTTGGATTACGACACAATTTATGATCAAATGATGAAGCCCGCCTACATGTTTGATGGCCGAAAAATCCTGGATCACAACAATCTTCTTAGAATAGGTTTCCATGTGGAGACTATTGGTAGTCGTCTGGGGCA
- the sgl gene encoding UDP-glucose 6-dehydrogenase isoform X1 produces the protein MVVKNICCLGAGYVGGPTCSVIALKCPEIKVTVVDKSRERIAQWNSEKLPIYEPGLDEVVKSCRGKNLFFSDDCNAAIVEADLIFISVNTPTKTFGNGKGRAPDLKYVEGAARMIADVAKSNKIVVEKSTVPVNAAESIMKILKANQRPGVSYQILSNPEFLAEGTAITDLLNADRVLIGGEESSAGEAAIEELCQIYEHWIPRKKILTTNTWSSELSKLAANAMLAQRISSINSLSAVCESTGADIAEVARAVGLDSRIGPKFLQASIGFGGSCFQKDILNLVYICECLNLPHEAAYWQSVIDMNQHQKHRFTAKVIECLFNTVSGKNICILGFAFKKNTGDTRESAALYVCKTLLDEGASVRVYDPKVEVSQIYQDLKYEGVSEEALKNHVSVYQDAYSATKDCHAIVLCTEWDEFVTLDYDTIYDQMMKPAYMFDGRKILDHNNLLRIGFHVETIGSRLGQPLKNRRFSSNP, from the exons ATGGTTGTAAAGAATATTTGCTGCCTAGGAGCTGGATATGTGGGGGGCCCCACTTGCAGTGTTATAGCTCTAAAGTGCCCTGAAATTAAAGTCACTGTTGTTGATAAGAGCAGAGAACGAATCGCTCAATGGAACAGTGAGAAGTTACCTATTTATGAA CCAGGCTTAGACGAAGTAGTGAAATCCTGCCGTGGCAAAAACCTATTTTTCTCAGATGACTGCAATGCTGCCATAGTGGAAGCAGATCTTATTTTTATCTCTGTCAACACTCCTACCAAGACCTTTGGCAATGGAAAA GGCCGAGCCCCTGATCTCAAATATGTAGAAGGAGCTGCCCGAATGATTGCTGACGTTGCCAAAAGCAACAAAATTGTAGTTGAAAAAAGCACAGTTCCAGTAAACGCCGCTGAGAGcataatgaaaattctaaaagCTAATCAACGGCCAGGGGTTTCCTACCAAATTCTCAGCAATCCAGAGTTTTTAGCTGAAG GAACCGCTATTACAGATCTTTTAAATGCTGATAGGGTGTTGATAGGAGGAGAAGAGTCTTCAGCTGGTGAGGCGGCAATTGAGGAGCTTTGCCAGATCTATGAGCATTGGATtccaaggaaaaaaatacttacaacCAATACTTGGTCCAGTGAGCTGTCTAAATTG GCAGCCAATGCAATGTTAGCTCAAAGGATTTCGAGCATTAATTCCCTCTCTGCAGTCTGTGAATCTACAGGAGCAGATATTGCTGAGGTTGCAAGGGCTGTTGGTCTGGACTCAAGAATAGGCCCCAAGTTTCTACAAGCCTCCATTGGT TTCGGCGGGAGCTGTTTTCAAAAGGACATTCTGAACTTGGTTTACATCTGCGAGTGCCTTAATCTGCCCCAT GAAGCCGCTTACTGGCAAAGTGTCATTGACATGAACCAGCATCAAAAGCATCGTTTTACGGCTAAAGTCATCGAGTGCCTTTTCAACACAGTCAGCGGCAAGAACATTTGCATTCTCGGATTtgcttttaagaaaaatactgGTGATACTAGGGAAAGTGCTGCCCTTTACGTGTGTAAAACTTTGCTGGACGAAGGGGCTTCTGTCAGAGTTTACGACCCAAAG gTGGAAGTTTCTCAAATCTATCAAGATTTGAAGTACGAAGGAGTGTCTGAGGAGGCCCTGAAAAATCACGTCAGCGTGTATCAAGACGCATATTCAGCCACAAAAGACTGTCACGCCATCGTGCTTTGCACCGAATGGGATGAGTTTGTG ACGTTGGATTACGACACAATTTATGATCAAATGATGAAGCCCGCCTACATGTTTGATGGCCGAAAAATCCTGGATCACAACAATCTTCTTAGAATAGGTTTCCATGTGGAGACTATTGGTAGTCGTCTGGGGCA
- the LOC136349244 gene encoding U5 small nuclear ribonucleoprotein TSSC4: MSIFKLKFGDPNFNDRHKKVFDQLLVLENNRMNITYKGPDKTTPKRKDHRSETKHFRGKESMFKKPQNPAPKNYILRLPDFKKNPHKWTKYSLEDVQEMTDESNTKSAMDFLKQLANRRKLEEDAPIEEKLEELPSKIVFNKHVTETKNQESIAEQMEHHNEKPSYSNGKLVMPEYVIGQMKKDKKVKRSKPEKGLELKLGHLEYDDE; this comes from the exons ATGagcatatttaaattgaaatttggagaTCCAAATTTCAATGACCGACACAAGAAAGTGTTCGATCAACTCTTGGTTTTGGAAAATAACAGGATGAACATCACTTACAAAGGGCCTGATAAGACCACCCCTAAACGAAAAGATCATCGCAGCGAAACCAAACACTTCAGGGGAAAAGAGAGTATGTTCAAGAAGCCCCAAAACCCCGCTCCCAAGAACTACATACTTAG ACTACCAGACTTCAAGAAAAATCCGCATAAATGGACCAAATACTCTCTCGAAGATGTTCAAGAAATGACTGATGAGAGCAACACAAAATCAGCCATGGATTTTCTGAAACAGCTTGCCAATAGAAGAAAATTGGAAGAGGATGCTCCCATTGAAGAAAAACTGGAAGAATTGCCTTCAAAAATTGTCTTCAATAAACATGTTACAGAGACAAAGAACCAAGAATCAATAGCCGAACAAATGGAACATCACAATGAAAAACCTTCGTATAGTAATGGAAAATTGGTAATGCCTGAATATGTGATAGGGCAAatgaaaaaagataaaaaagtaaagcgAAGTAAGCCAGAAAAAGGATTAGAACTGAAGCTGGGGCATCTAGAATATGAtgatgaataa
- the LOC136349228 gene encoding nudC domain-containing protein 1 produces MNATATLELKPDRLLMDSNFNGYKLSLADLKVTRKTLEINVDKTFPKSSQYSLLHAKLFGLHNHLFGDQFDELSSVYFIDQEFKVQKTYIDSTYQELIHPVTVFNIPKLRKQITGDYNVTLKFASPSYAILSDGMGKMYILATKNKQDNEQFETEFSENVLENEKQGFIVSDAVYNEENKEINVLLLHIQQDDTDCFISVVHWLTFKKSQSKNKEKTWGQTALRQLQSKGEIQYLYLEKNGSYINIVSENNVRFILNSEHPIKETLLQPPSGWAETIYTWSQTSAEVTVTVPLTQNPQKNLIQVSANQSIINVTYNSQTLLFGNLEGPIDSSLLTWSLGSDDTLKIMLIKQKEGDWKELIKGDRQGKYIDIAATDHLEKYTTETEVTPQSGTTFNSQQIEECDFEGDKSETFERICGITSKPTHRVHLGSHQVILSPYLNCDWPPALGIRHDVDICLWQPLFEGESFRCKHEGTLLAFGYVQASKTNRKFVTCSPNLSYAVISEASGHIFIYQQNKPLLATNMRHRTTGQKITNIAQQQVFHLPNQDILGLFAANNHLFILGETFILSLNI; encoded by the exons ATGAATGCAACAGCGACACTAGAACTAAAACCAGATCGCCTCCTTATGGATTCGAATTTCAACGGCTACAAGCTCTCCCTAGCAGACCTAAAGGTGACTCGCAAAACCCTCGAAATCAACGTTGACAAAACATTCCCAAAGTCCAGCCAATATAGTCTTCTACATGCCAAATTATTTGGTTTACACAATCATCTCTTTGGAGATCAATTTGACGAACTTTCATCAGTTTACTTTATTGACCAAGAGTTTAAAGTGCAGAAAACTTATATTGACTCTACATATCAAGAACTAATACATCCAGTGACTGTATTCAACATCCCCAAACTACGAAAACAGATTACTGGAGACTATAATGtgacattaaaatttgctaGTCCTTCTTATGCAATATTATCAGATGGTATGggaaaaatgtacattttggCCACAAAAAATAAGCAAGACAATGAACAATTCGAGACTGAATTTTCAGAGAATGTATTAGAAAATGAGAAGCAGGGTTTCATAGTATCTGATGCTGTTTACAATGAGGAGAACAAGGAAATAAATGTTCTTTTATTGCACATACAACAAGATGATACAGATTGCTTTATTTCTGTGGTGCATTGGCTGACATTTAAGAAGTCTCAAAGTAAGAATAAAGAAAAGACTTGGGGACAAACAGCCCTAAGACAGCTCCAGTCAAAAGGAGAAATTCAGTATTTGTACCTTGAGAAAAATGGTAGTTACATAAATATTGTGTCTGAAAATAATGTGAGATTCATATTAAACTCTGAACATCCCATTAAAGAAACTCTTCTCCAACCACCATCAGGATGGGCAGAGACAATTTACACATGGTCTCAAACATCTGCAGAAGTCACTGTTACAGTTCCACTAACCCAAAACCCTCAGAAAAACCTTATCCAAGTCTCAGCCAACCAGTCCATAATTAATGTCACATATAACTCTCAAACATTGCTTTTTGGCAATCTGGAAGGACCCATTGATTCCTCTCTCCTCACATGGAGTTTAGGAAGTGATGACACCCTGAAAATAATGCTGATAAAGCAAAAGGAAGGAGATTGGAAAGAACTGATTAAAGGAGACAGGCAAGGAAAATACATTGACATAGCAGCCACCGACCATCTTGAGAAATATACAACTGAAACTGAAGTAACACCGCAGTCAGGCACCACCTTTAACTCTCAACAGATAGAGGAATGTGACTTTGAAGGTGATAAATCGGAAACTTTTGAGAGAATCTGTGGGATTACCAGTAAACCTACTCACAGGGTACATCTGGGCTCTCATCAGGTCATTTTAAGTCCTTATTTGAATTGTGACTGGCCTCCTGCTCTAG GAATACGGCATGACGTGGATATCTGCTTGTGGCAGCCATTGTTTGAAGGAGAAAGTTTTAGATGCAAACATGAGGGCACTTTATTGGCTTTTGGTTATGTGCAG GCCTCAAAGACAAATCGAAAATTTGTGACCTGTTCTCCAAACCTCAGCTATGCAGTCATAAGCGAGGCTTCAGgtcatattttcatttaccAACAAAATAAGCCTTTATTAGCTACTAATATGAGACACCGTACCACAGGtcagaaaataacaaatattgcCCAACAGCAGGTTTTTCATTTGCCCAATCAGGACATTTTAGGTCTGTTTGCTGCAAATAACCATCTCTTTATTTTAGGTGAAACTTTTATACtttctttaaatatataa
- the Abp1 gene encoding drebrin-like protein yields the protein MTVDLSKHNQALKEAWKDVLSDKSETNWALFGYEGQTNSLKTVSKGEGGINELKEDLNSGKIMYAFVKLNDPATSLDKCVLINWQGEGANTVRKGLCANHLRDIERFFTGAHLTYNARNEDEVDDGLLIEKLKKVGSEYKFKQKVMPIEPALPVGTRYQKVNAVKEINSQERDKFWKKEEEEEKRRLEGEKLRKQEEQLKLEMERQQREETETKKRDQETESRNERIDLIKKTEQETEKLSIAPEKPVRNSIVKAQNHVAKSQNLPSPEPPINADQQPLSDDESDQFATIKRSPKDVSNNTKPVQETKASSPFVEQTVQMLEQDFVDEYIYGIGKGGYKARALYDYQAADDTEISFDPGDMITNIEKVDEGWWQGLAPDGITYGLFPANYVELIE from the exons ATGACTGTGGACTTGAGTAAGCACAATCAGGCACTAAAAGAGGCCTGGAAGGACGTTTTGAGCGATAAGTCGGAAACCAATTG GGCTCTTTTTGGCTATGAAGGCCAAACCAACTCCCTGAAGACAGTCAGCAAAGGCGAAGGAGGCATAAATGAGCTAAAAGAAGATTTAAATTCGGGAAAGATAATGTATGCCTTTGTTAAGCTCAATGACCCTGCAACTTCATTAGATAAGTGTGTCCTCATAAACTGGCAAG GAGAGGGTGCAAATACTGTGAGAAAAGGGTTGTGTGCCAATCATTTAAGAGACATTGAACGGTTTTTTACTGGCGCTCATCTAACTTACAATGCCCGCAATGAGGATGAAGTTGATGATGGACTGCTCATTGAAAAGCTTAAAAAAGTAGGCTCTGAGTATAAGTTTAAGCAGAAAGTGATGCCAATAGAGCCTGCCTTGCCTGTTGGTACTAGATATCAGAAAGTTAATGCTGTCAAAGAGATTAACTCACAGGAGCGTGAcaagttttggaaaaaagaggAAGAGGAGGAGAAGCGCCGCCTGGAAGGAGAAAAACTAAGGAAGCAAGAGGAGCAGCTCAAACTCGAGATGGAACGACAACAACGGGAGG aaactGAAACCAAAAAGAGAGACCAGGAAACTGAATCCCGCAACGAACGGAttgatttaatcaaaaaaaccGAACAAGAGACTGAAAAACTGAGTATAGCACCTGAAAAACCAGTCAGAAATTCAATTGTGAAGGCCCAAAACCATGTAGCCAAAAGCCAAAATCT CCCCTCACCTGAGCCCCCAATAAATGCAGACCAACAACCTTTAAGCGACGACGAGAGTGACCAATTTGCCACTATTAAAAGATCCCCAAAGGATGTTTCAAACAACACAAAACCTGTACAGGAAACGAAGGCCAGTTCACCGTTTGTCGAGCAAACTGTGCAAATGTTAGAGCAAGACTTTGTCGATGAGTACATTTATGGAATTGGCAAGGGCGGGTATAAAGCCAGGGCCTTGTATGACTATCAAGCAG CCGATGACACGGAGATTTCTTTCGATCCTGGAGACATGATAACCAACATAGAAAAGGTGGATGAAGGGTGGTGGCAAGGCTTGGCACCTGATGGGATCACCTACGGCCTTTTTCCAGCCAATTACGTTGAACTGATTGAGTAA
- the nuf gene encoding rab11 family-interacting protein 4B isoform X1: MMSPIHTASVPAEIPKAHFVLTPASSNGSSSNHSNGEQRSQCSSLSDGDNFEWNGEGAGEPKPEEVEVNGGSFEGNSYGAFRSNRSPQNLNRGAWLRSSLRRTTPNNPDSLPNRRWGSFRHNARRSQNLGSNALASQLYRSSSFNSSGRSSTCDTTDDMYSDASLEEDVHDLHHKFQVLQQQVGVLQDSAHQNDERYTRVKAENAALQARVLMLEEQLRDTELRCDEKVQDEQRRSKELIHRMEREKQLQLENASIRLHNSEGECEKLKEEVGRQRIKLEKMEKLREDLTAQSQDLNCELSEARDEIKTLKDRENRLIKEQEQQLHLLEDLSKEIERLKMEHRTPALPTTNHEALRLEELHEEMSQLREQNSHLLEANDELQASLLHAGLETGRILTNGENSLAHELDVMSQDEVHQALKEQQEVNRQLRAYIEGILLNIVENHPQLLEVKHQARNGLKQ, from the exons ATGATGTCACCCATACACACCGCATCAGTACCCGCCGAAATTCCGAAGGCGCATTTTGTGCTTACTCCCGCTTCCAGCAACGGATCCAGCAGCAACCATAGTAACGGGGAACAAAGGAGTCAGTGCTCCAGTCTTTCAGACGGAGACAATTTCGAGTGGAACGGCGAAGGGGCGGGAGAGCCCAAACCGGAAGAGGTAGAAGTAAACGGGGGCAGTTTTGAAGG TAATTCTTATGGGGCTTTCAGGAGCAACAGGAGTCCACAGAACTTGAACAGGGGCGCCTGGCTGAGGAGCAGTCTGCGGAGAACGACCCCGAA caATCCCGATTCACTGCCAAATAGACGATGGGGATCTTTTAGACA CAATGCAAGGCGGTCGCAAAACTTAGGATCAAATGCACTGGCAAG CCAGTTGTACAGAAGCTCCAGTTTCAATTCGTCGGGCAGAAGCAGCACCTGCGATACAACTGATGACATGTACTCGGACGCCTCTCTAGAGGAGGACGTCCACGATCTCCACCACAAA TTTCAGGTCCTGCAGCAGCAGGTGGGAGTCTTGCAGGACTCTGCCCATCAAAACGACGAACGTTATACGAGGGTAAAGGCAGAGAATGCGGCCCTGCAGGCACGGGTTTTGATGCTGGAAGAACAACTCAGGGACACCGAATTGAGGTGCGACGAAAAGGTCCAG gaCGAGCAGCGCAGGTCGAAAGAGCTGATCCATAGAATGGAGAGAGAGAAACAGCTGCAACTGGAAAATGCCTCGATAAGATTGCACAACTCTGAGGGTGAGTGTGAGAAGCTGAAGGAGGAAGTGGGCAGGCAGCGCATCAAGTTGGAAAAGATGGAAAAACTGAGAGAAGACCTCACTGCTCAAAGTCAGGATCTCAATTGCGAGCTTAGCGAAGCCCGAGATGAGATCAAAACCTTGAAGGACAGAGAAAATAG ACTGATAAAGGAGCAAGAGCAGCAATTACACCTGCTCGAGGACCTGTCCAAGGAGATCGAAAGACTGAAAATGGAGCACCGTACTCCAGCCCTCCCCACCACAAACCACGAAGCTTTGAGGTTGGAGGAGTTGCACGAGGAGATGTCTCAGCTAAGGGAACAGAATTCGCACCTCCTAGAAGCCAACGATGAATTGCAGGCAAGCTTGCTGCATGCTGGTCTGGAAACCGGACGGATTCTCACTAACGGCGAGAACAGTTTGGCACATGAATTAGACGTGATGTCGCAGGATGAG GTGCATCAGGCCTTAAAAGAGCAACAGGAGGTGAACAGGCAGTTGCGCGCTTACATTGAGGGGATCTTACTCAACATTGTGGAAAATCACCCGCAATTGCTGGAGGTAAAACATCAGGCCAGGAATGGGCTGAAGCAGTAA
- the nuf gene encoding rab11 family-interacting protein 4 isoform X3 yields the protein MMSPIHTASVPAEIPKAHFVLTPASSNGSSSNHSNGEQRSQCSSLSDGDNFEWNGEGAGEPKPEEVEVNGGSFEGSNRSPQNLNRGAWLRSSLRRTTPNNARRSQNLGSNALASQLYRSSSFNSSGRSSTCDTTDDMYSDASLEEDVHDLHHKFQVLQQQVGVLQDSAHQNDERYTRVKAENAALQARVLMLEEQLRDTELRCDEKVQDEQRRSKELIHRMEREKQLQLENASIRLHNSEGECEKLKEEVGRQRIKLEKMEKLREDLTAQSQDLNCELSEARDEIKTLKDRENRLIKEQEQQLHLLEDLSKEIERLKMEHRTPALPTTNHEALRLEELHEEMSQLREQNSHLLEANDELQASLLHAGLETGRILTNGENSLAHELDVMSQDEVHQALKEQQEVNRQLRAYIEGILLNIVENHPQLLEVKHQARNGLKQ from the exons ATGATGTCACCCATACACACCGCATCAGTACCCGCCGAAATTCCGAAGGCGCATTTTGTGCTTACTCCCGCTTCCAGCAACGGATCCAGCAGCAACCATAGTAACGGGGAACAAAGGAGTCAGTGCTCCAGTCTTTCAGACGGAGACAATTTCGAGTGGAACGGCGAAGGGGCGGGAGAGCCCAAACCGGAAGAGGTAGAAGTAAACGGGGGCAGTTTTGAAGG GAGCAACAGGAGTCCACAGAACTTGAACAGGGGCGCCTGGCTGAGGAGCAGTCTGCGGAGAACGACCCCGAA CAATGCAAGGCGGTCGCAAAACTTAGGATCAAATGCACTGGCAAG CCAGTTGTACAGAAGCTCCAGTTTCAATTCGTCGGGCAGAAGCAGCACCTGCGATACAACTGATGACATGTACTCGGACGCCTCTCTAGAGGAGGACGTCCACGATCTCCACCACAAA TTTCAGGTCCTGCAGCAGCAGGTGGGAGTCTTGCAGGACTCTGCCCATCAAAACGACGAACGTTATACGAGGGTAAAGGCAGAGAATGCGGCCCTGCAGGCACGGGTTTTGATGCTGGAAGAACAACTCAGGGACACCGAATTGAGGTGCGACGAAAAGGTCCAG gaCGAGCAGCGCAGGTCGAAAGAGCTGATCCATAGAATGGAGAGAGAGAAACAGCTGCAACTGGAAAATGCCTCGATAAGATTGCACAACTCTGAGGGTGAGTGTGAGAAGCTGAAGGAGGAAGTGGGCAGGCAGCGCATCAAGTTGGAAAAGATGGAAAAACTGAGAGAAGACCTCACTGCTCAAAGTCAGGATCTCAATTGCGAGCTTAGCGAAGCCCGAGATGAGATCAAAACCTTGAAGGACAGAGAAAATAG ACTGATAAAGGAGCAAGAGCAGCAATTACACCTGCTCGAGGACCTGTCCAAGGAGATCGAAAGACTGAAAATGGAGCACCGTACTCCAGCCCTCCCCACCACAAACCACGAAGCTTTGAGGTTGGAGGAGTTGCACGAGGAGATGTCTCAGCTAAGGGAACAGAATTCGCACCTCCTAGAAGCCAACGATGAATTGCAGGCAAGCTTGCTGCATGCTGGTCTGGAAACCGGACGGATTCTCACTAACGGCGAGAACAGTTTGGCACATGAATTAGACGTGATGTCGCAGGATGAG GTGCATCAGGCCTTAAAAGAGCAACAGGAGGTGAACAGGCAGTTGCGCGCTTACATTGAGGGGATCTTACTCAACATTGTGGAAAATCACCCGCAATTGCTGGAGGTAAAACATCAGGCCAGGAATGGGCTGAAGCAGTAA
- the nuf gene encoding rab11 family-interacting protein 4 isoform X2: MMSPIHTASVPAEIPKAHFVLTPASSNGSSSNHSNGEQRSQCSSLSDGDNFEWNGEGAGEPKPEEVEVNGGSFEGNSYGAFRSNRSPQNLNRGAWLRSSLRRTTPNNARRSQNLGSNALASQLYRSSSFNSSGRSSTCDTTDDMYSDASLEEDVHDLHHKFQVLQQQVGVLQDSAHQNDERYTRVKAENAALQARVLMLEEQLRDTELRCDEKVQDEQRRSKELIHRMEREKQLQLENASIRLHNSEGECEKLKEEVGRQRIKLEKMEKLREDLTAQSQDLNCELSEARDEIKTLKDRENRLIKEQEQQLHLLEDLSKEIERLKMEHRTPALPTTNHEALRLEELHEEMSQLREQNSHLLEANDELQASLLHAGLETGRILTNGENSLAHELDVMSQDEVHQALKEQQEVNRQLRAYIEGILLNIVENHPQLLEVKHQARNGLKQ; the protein is encoded by the exons ATGATGTCACCCATACACACCGCATCAGTACCCGCCGAAATTCCGAAGGCGCATTTTGTGCTTACTCCCGCTTCCAGCAACGGATCCAGCAGCAACCATAGTAACGGGGAACAAAGGAGTCAGTGCTCCAGTCTTTCAGACGGAGACAATTTCGAGTGGAACGGCGAAGGGGCGGGAGAGCCCAAACCGGAAGAGGTAGAAGTAAACGGGGGCAGTTTTGAAGG TAATTCTTATGGGGCTTTCAGGAGCAACAGGAGTCCACAGAACTTGAACAGGGGCGCCTGGCTGAGGAGCAGTCTGCGGAGAACGACCCCGAA CAATGCAAGGCGGTCGCAAAACTTAGGATCAAATGCACTGGCAAG CCAGTTGTACAGAAGCTCCAGTTTCAATTCGTCGGGCAGAAGCAGCACCTGCGATACAACTGATGACATGTACTCGGACGCCTCTCTAGAGGAGGACGTCCACGATCTCCACCACAAA TTTCAGGTCCTGCAGCAGCAGGTGGGAGTCTTGCAGGACTCTGCCCATCAAAACGACGAACGTTATACGAGGGTAAAGGCAGAGAATGCGGCCCTGCAGGCACGGGTTTTGATGCTGGAAGAACAACTCAGGGACACCGAATTGAGGTGCGACGAAAAGGTCCAG gaCGAGCAGCGCAGGTCGAAAGAGCTGATCCATAGAATGGAGAGAGAGAAACAGCTGCAACTGGAAAATGCCTCGATAAGATTGCACAACTCTGAGGGTGAGTGTGAGAAGCTGAAGGAGGAAGTGGGCAGGCAGCGCATCAAGTTGGAAAAGATGGAAAAACTGAGAGAAGACCTCACTGCTCAAAGTCAGGATCTCAATTGCGAGCTTAGCGAAGCCCGAGATGAGATCAAAACCTTGAAGGACAGAGAAAATAG ACTGATAAAGGAGCAAGAGCAGCAATTACACCTGCTCGAGGACCTGTCCAAGGAGATCGAAAGACTGAAAATGGAGCACCGTACTCCAGCCCTCCCCACCACAAACCACGAAGCTTTGAGGTTGGAGGAGTTGCACGAGGAGATGTCTCAGCTAAGGGAACAGAATTCGCACCTCCTAGAAGCCAACGATGAATTGCAGGCAAGCTTGCTGCATGCTGGTCTGGAAACCGGACGGATTCTCACTAACGGCGAGAACAGTTTGGCACATGAATTAGACGTGATGTCGCAGGATGAG GTGCATCAGGCCTTAAAAGAGCAACAGGAGGTGAACAGGCAGTTGCGCGCTTACATTGAGGGGATCTTACTCAACATTGTGGAAAATCACCCGCAATTGCTGGAGGTAAAACATCAGGCCAGGAATGGGCTGAAGCAGTAA